DNA sequence from the bacterium genome:
GACCTGCCCTCGGGTCCCGCGGCCCTGGCCCGCGCCGCCGGCGTCGCCCTGCTGCCGGTGTTCGTCTTCCGCCGCGGCCGCCACCGCTCGCAGCTGGTCTTCCGGCCGCCGATCCGCGTCGCCGGCCGCGGCGACGACGCCCTCGCCGAAGCCGTCCGCCGCATCGGCGCCGACGTCGAGTGGGCGATCCGCCGCGAGCCTCACCAGTGGTTCTGCTTCCGCGAGCTGTGGCCCAAGCTGGACTGACCACCGGACCCTGAAGCCGCGCGGGCAGCGCCCGGCTACCCGATTACGCACCCTGCCTCAGCTTCTCACGGACATCCATGAGAATTTTCCCCAACATGTTCTTTCCTCGGCCATCTCCACCGTCACCCCAGTAGCCATCATTCTCTGTGTGTTCTACGATCTTCGCATCCCTGGTGGACAAGAGC
Encoded proteins:
- a CDS encoding lipid A biosynthesis acyltransferase; translation: DLPSGPAALARAAGVALLPVFVFRRGRHRSQLVFRPPIRVAGRGDDALAEAVRRIGADVEWAIRREPHQWFCFRELWPKLD